One genomic window of Lytechinus variegatus isolate NC3 chromosome 1, Lvar_3.0, whole genome shotgun sequence includes the following:
- the LOC121407696 gene encoding carbohydrate sulfotransferase 11-like, whose product MARRNSFKLGTTLLEVISVPLDDTQQQRRSHLLKTCEGLNARKHPENIDGLSADTLKKMDNIFVIDKFKTLYCYIPKVGCTTMKRMLLLLNGHINSTNVGHEEVHALASKYFPSLGKFSLEDAKEKIKNYRKLIFVREPFSRILSAYRDKLESKGSFKTNFLPRMVNRDARSMAGGNEGLNITFGNFIDYVSNPWNTLADPPEEHWREMFRLCYPCRVPYDFIGRFETFNEDVREGLQKITQDVDMEIPASSNPTKSSNLDTLVKYYSQLSSTQLESLYKRLATDIELFNYRVPSFLADRFLSS is encoded by the exons ATGGCTCGGCGGAACTCGTTCAAGCTCGGTACAACTCTCCTTGAAGTC ATATCCGTACCTCTCGATGATACTCAGCAGCAAAGACGCTCACACCTCCTGAAAACATGTGAGGGTTTGAATGCCAGGAAACATCCAGAAAACATTGATGGTCTGAGCGCCGACACCTTAAAGAAAATGGATAACATATTCGTTATAGATAAATTCAAAACTCTTTATTGCTATATTCCCAAAGTTGGTTGTACAACTATGAAGCGAATGCTTCTTTTGCTCAATGGCCATATAAACTCAACTAACGTAGGCCATGAAGAGGTTCATGCCCTTGCCTCGAAGTACTTTCCATCATTGGGTAAGTTCAGTCTGGAAGAtgcaaaagagaaaataaaaaactatCGTAAACTGATATTTGTTCGCGAACCGTTCTCACGGATTTTGTCTGCATATCGGGATAAACTCGAATCAAAGGGATCTTTCAAGACAAATTTTCTGCCTCGTATGGTCAACAGGGATGCTAGATCAATGGCTGGGGGTAATGAAGGCCTCAACATCACTTTCGGTAATTTTATTGATTACGTCAGTAATCCATGGAATACACTAGCCGATCCTCCAGAAGAGCATTGGAGGGAGATGTTCCGTCTGTGCTATCCATGCCGAGTTCCTTACGATTTCATTGGACGTTTTGAAACATTTAATGAAGATGTTCGCGAGGGTTTGCAAAAAATTACTCAAGATGTTGACATGGAAATCCCTGCGTCATCGAATCCTACTAAAAGTAGTAACTTGGACACTTTGGTTAAATACTACTCGCAACTCAGTTCGACACAATTAGAATCGCTCTACAAGAGACTCGCGACAGATATAGAATTATTCAACTACAGAGTTCCGTCTTTTCTTGCTGATCGTTTCTTGTCTTCGTAA